Proteins encoded within one genomic window of Anastrepha ludens isolate Willacy chromosome 4, idAnaLude1.1, whole genome shotgun sequence:
- the LOC128859786 gene encoding probable serine hydrolase: MLEGAPREYEDIRIAVPWGHIAGRWYGNRNLRPILAIHGWLDNLGTWDTLIPLLPQHIGILCVDLPGHGHSSNYPKGMQYHGIDFIDVIMRVIMEYKWPKVSLLAHSLGSIVSFIYTALFPDMVDMLIAIDIIKPAHYSEKEEINQLRVNAEKMLLEDERSNKLAMYEPPSYTYNQLERVLFEGSQRSVDIDKCKHLLDRNIAKSRKFPEKYYFSRDSRLKYYYRLITWPALDLELARRIKNLPYMVIKATKSNYMGEDYKEIIEILRQNNPHFEYHEIDGTHHVHLNNARECATVINPFINAHRPVMPDTWTVDDEAETAVKTSKSGKRRKNAAKGHFKWLRSKL; the protein is encoded by the exons atgtTGGAGGGAGCGCCACGTGAG TACGAAGATATTCGCATCGCTGTACCTTGGGGCCATATAGCGGGCCGTTGGTATGGCAATCGTAATTTGCGGCCCATACTCGCTATCCATGGTTGGCTCGACAACTTAGGCACTTGGGACACATTGATTCCTCTGCTGCCGCAGCACATTGGTATACTTTGTGTTGATCTGCCCGGGCATGGACATTCGTCTAATTACCCCAAAGGTATGCAGTATCACGGCATAGATTTTATAGACGTTATAATGCGTGTTATCATGGAATATAAATGGCCAAAGGTTTCATTACTGGCGCATTCGCTTGGCTCAATAGTTTCCTTCATTTACACTGCGCTTTTCCCGGACATGGTGGATATGCTAATAGCCATTGATATTATTAAACCTGCCCACTATTCAGAAAAGGAAGAAATAAACCAGCTGCGCGTGAATGCTGAGAAAATGCTTTTGGAAGACGAGCGTAGCAATAAGTTGGCGATGTATGAGCCACCCTCGTATACATACAATCAATTAGAGCGGGTGTTATTCGAGGGTTCGCAAAGGTCGGTTGATATTGATAAATGTAAACACTTGCTGGATCGGAATATTGCTAAGTCAAGAAAATTTccggaaaaatattatttctcgCGTGATAGTCGTTTGAAATATTATTATCGACTCATAACTTGGCCCGCGCTAGATTTAGAACTGGCTAGAAGAATTAAGAATCTGCCATATATGGTAATAAAAGCCACCAAGTCGAATTACATGGGAGAAGATTATAAGGAAATTATCGAAATATTGCGCCAGAACAATCCACATTTTGAGTATCACGAAATTGATGGAACACATCATGTCCACTTAAATAATGCGAGGGAATGCGCGACTGTAATAAATCCATTCATCAATGCTCATAGGCCAGTAATGCCGGATACTTGGACCGTTGATGATGAAGCGGAAACTGCAGTTAAAACGAGTAAAAGTGGAAAACGTCGCAAAAATGCAGCAAAAGGACATTTCAAATGGCTTAGAAGTAAATTATGA